Genomic DNA from Urocitellus parryii isolate mUroPar1 chromosome 5, mUroPar1.hap1, whole genome shotgun sequence:
ttgtctATGTTGAAAGAAACTTAGATTAgaaattttataatcaaatagTTTGAATCTTCCCCTAAAAGTTACTTGTAGATTCAGCACGTAAGTATCATGTTAAATTCTGATTGCTTTTCTTGGCTTTTGTTTAAAATTCCTGCAACCTGAAACTGTCAAACAGCACTCTAAATGTTCTGATTTGTATTATCTCTAAAGCCTAGATATACTGGAGTGTTGGTTTGCTAGGAATAATCAGATTACAACTAATGAGGCAAGAAGTTAGCCAATAGAAATAAGAAACCAAGGAGTGAAATATTTCTGTAGAagattttgtggatttttttcctttttgatgttaTGTGCAATGTACATGAGAAATGTCATAAAGCTCTATTGTAATTATTTAtaagctttcttttatttattaaggaaagcttatattgtattattttcatcCTAAATTTCTGTGCCTTGTCAAGGTTTCTTTAATGACTGAAccaatataattaaattaaaggtGCTTAGCAATTTTACAATCCTTCCAGCCATGTATAGTTCTTCCCTTCTTTGTGgggtcaaaaatattcaaaatattcatcaTATGAGTATCAGTGCTCAATTTTATTCCTAATACTTTATAGTGAACAGGTACAGAAGCATTtgacatttatatatgtaaactTGATTTCTAGGGCCCAGTCTGAAACTTTATGATTCTTTCATTGGAATTACCCTAAAGTACTGCaagctatttttatatttgatcaaCTTTAGAATTAAAGAAATCCACGGACATTTTTGTGGTGTTTTTGAAAGAGGAACACTTCCTGTGTATAGCTGAGTTAGTTGGTTTTTTGGTATGGCTCTCTGAGAAGCATTGGCTACTTTTTTGCTCACCCTctgataaaatttattattattattatgtctaGATTATGGAAGAGAGCTGGGGTTTAATTCTATCCCATCCTTATAAAACTACATATACATTGTTCTTATAAGCTAACCTGCAAACATGTGGTGCTTTTTTGGCATAATAGTTAAATTTTAGGGAAGTTATTTATAGTTTGCAGGCAGGGGTGTTTGTTTTGAATCTAATCTATTGCATTTGGgagtgttgttttaatttaagaaaatagagGAATGTTGTAGGACATCCAAGTTGTATGTATCCTGAGAAGAGCTTGCTTTGCTTTTCTACATCTATGGAAGAATTGATGCTCAGTAGAGTTTAGAATTATTCAAAGCAGTATGTGAAAAGGGTGAAGTAATTATTGGTGTATGTCTTGTATCTTTTTGAACGAGTACAAGTTATTGTCTCATTAATGTCTGTGctttgcattttatctgatccAGTAGCCAAGAGAGAGTGCAAGTGAGCCACAGCCATCTGTGTGTAACAGAAGACAAGTTTGTTTGTAATAGTAAAATTGTATTAGTGTTTCACTTTCGTACCTTATATTTCCCTGGAGCCAAACAGCTGTGTAAATAAAAGATTTGCTACATTGCTCTGAAGAAGCTTTGGAGTTGACTGTTCATACTGTATTAAAATCCAAAGGTGCTGAATTCATTTCCAAACATTATGCGCTTATTTCAAGAGTTTAATATTGTGGCACACCATATTATAATGTCTTGTTTCTTCCAGTTGTGTTTCTTTCAAAATagagccattaaaaaaataataatgaaatattttgtatattgcAATATCAGTGACATAGTTGAACCTTTGtttatattaatcattttaaGGAATTATTCACTAATCCTATTGGTTATTGTACTTACTTTTCAAACTATCATATGAGGTTAAAAcgaatattgattattttttaaggaatttccTGTCACTGAGACATAATAATGAGTATATTTATGTGTTAGCTAAGAGAAAGTAGCAACCTGCTGTAGCTTGCCTTCTAGTGGCAAAGACAGACAAAGGTgtactgaagaaaaataacacGGGACAAAGAGGCTACAGCATATCAGCGTTCTCCAAAGTAGATATCTATGAAGTACAATCTTCATAGATCTTTCAAGTCACCCACTTAAaagtagggaaactgaggcagccaGTTCTGCAAAAGCACACAATTAGGTCAGCCAGTTCCTGAGTTACATTATTGACTCCCTTTAATACACAGGTAACCAACAATGCTAAGCCCAAGTTCACAGGTATTTGCTTAATTCAGTGGGTATATATTAAGGGCTTAAGGAGCATAATGCTGAGCTCTACTTTTGGAAATCAAGCTCAGCTCATATGTGGTTGATTTAATTTCTATGACACCAAGAGAGAATAAGAATTTATGTCTCTTGGAAGAAGACTCAAAGAAAAGACTGAAATTGGTAccagagattttttaaaagaatgattcaactaaaaagcaaaaatggTTGGTTAATTACACTGAAACTTCTCACAAGGCTGTAAAGGTcaaaaagtaaaagatgaattagaagagattattttttaaattgtggtaaaatacacataaatttatCATCATAACCATTCATAAGTATacaattcagaaataaatgttaAGTACATTGTTGGGTAGCctcatctccagaactcttttcatcttgtaaaatgattttttgaatTCTATCAAAAATCCCAGAGGTAGGATGTTTCAAGGATGACAGAAATGAAATCAACATGAcagtctgtttctttttaaataggagGTTGGGAAAAGTCCTATGGAATTCACACTTTCTCTGAAGATTTAACTTGATTGATTGACAGTTTAATAGACCAGTCAGCATTATCACTAGACTTTGAAGGgttttgcaaaattattttctgccttAAAAACCCTCAAGAATAATAACATGCTTATTgaacaaataaaggaaaattggCTACTTTGGGAATTTGCtttactagggatcaaacctgggggtgctttaccacagagctatatccccagccgtttttatatttattttgagacagggtttcacaaagTTGACTAGGCTGTCCTTGAACATGAGATCCTTTTGTTTCAGCCTCCCAGTCTCGGATTGCAAACACACCCCCATCCTCTCTGtagaatttttcattattttgaaaattcattatCCTccttaattttgataatattatatCAAGAAATTGGATGAGAAGATACCTGTTATTGTATAATCTTGGTTGTGCATATAGTATTAGAGGTTTGGGAATTTCTTTCCTGGTTGGGAAAAGGAAGTAGAGtaccctactttttttttttttttttaacttagttccatgtaatatttttccaAACGTTGTGACTAATTTcctttgttgaaaagaaaatcaacacaaaatgaaatatcaaaGCCTCAGTGTGTTCAAGTAAATTAACAATGTCCAGTAGTTCTGTGCAACAgatatttgagaaaacattttttttccctaataagtAAGGTTTTTATTAAGCATTAGATCCTGGTAAAGGAACAGGCATAATTATAAGAAGTACAAGATAAAACATGTTTCACCTCAGGTTTCCTTGGGTAAATATGGTTGATAAGTGACAGTTTATGtgggagatattttaaaaaattaagaaatacagaTATACAGTCTTTatatacctttttatttaatAGGTCTTTTGTGTAAAGCTGTTATCAAGTTCCTATATGCCAGGAACAGGTCTACACAAATCCAGCATTTTATAATAGGTGATAATTAAATACTTTATCTGGAATGTTGAGGAAGAATTGCTACACTAGAACTTgtggtcatttttaaaatgcaatagaatagtggttattaacaaagaacaaacaacagggctgggattgtggctcagtgacagagtgcttgcctggcaggtgtgaggcactggtttcgatccccagcaccccataaaaattaataaataaaggtatgtgcccatctacaactaaaaaagaaaaagaagaagaagaatgaacaaCATAATCACgtatgaaatagagaagaaatacagatgtCCAAGCTCTACCATCAGAGACTCTAAATGATGtctggatatttaaaaaacaaagctccAAGAggaatataatgaaaatgcccgACTGGTAACACCTGTACTGAGAAATGTCAGCTTTATTATGAGTTTAAATAATACCaaagaattcattttcattttttaagggtAGAAATTTCTGATATctgtattcttatttaaaattgtttgggGATTTCTATTTGCTGAAGAGTCTAAAAAGATTCTTGATGAAATGAAGGTGGAAAGACACTATGGCTTATTTATATGAGAAACTTAAAGAGTTGAATTCTGTaggcaaatttaatttttagcacTCAGCAAATGAACTGAAAACTAGTGTATAGGTTCTAACAGaagaaatcaattattttatttagtgtcaACATTGAAGGAAAAACTGCATTGGACCTACTAAATAATATACAACATACCAAAGCTACATATGCTAGAAATTTAAGGAATCTTCAAAAGTAATGTTGACTCTACATAATGTGATATAATCTGCCTACTAACATGTACATTCATAGAAGTAAAAGTATTATCCAACATAATCCTCTATTGTCTCATGCTTTGgttattttatgatttaattatACTCTTTTCTTTCTAGAGATCAAGAAGCCACCAGTGGCCCCCAAGCCAAAGTTTGTGGTAGCAAATAATAAGCCATCTCCTCCACCCGTTGCACCTAAACCTGACATTGTGATTGCTAGTGGTCCACAATcaacaaagaaaaccaaaccGGCAATCGCACCGAAACCGAAAGTTCTGAAGAGCTCACCTGGTCGAGACATTGGGCAGTCATCATCAGGAACAATCTTTGTGAACCTGGAGGAGCATAAACTGGAATTACCTGAAAGCACTGACAACTTTAATTGCAAAAATGTTGAGGATCAGAGCAGTGATTATATTTTACCAATATGTTCCTGCAGGTCTGAGTGTGTCCATAAGCTTGGGAATAGAGAAGATTCATATGTAAAGCAGCTTGTTTTAGAGcccctagaaatgaaagaaaatttacaaaatagtAAAATTGATGAGTCCTCTTTGACTATAAAAACCAAGAGTAGGTGGGATTCTCGTGGTGAAAAACACAAGAACCAGAGTGGGGTAGTTTTAAAGGCAAGCATCCTAGAAGGAAAGCTCAAAGATGTTTTAACACAACAGATGTCACCTGTAAGTTCCCTGAAGAAGCACAGATCCACAGACAACCCAGAAAGGAATGGTGGCTGTAATtccaacagacaattcagaattGAACTTGCAGATTTGTCACCTTCTCTGTCGAGCTTTGTAAAACTTCCTGTTCATCACAACTGCCACGTACAGCTTCCTAGGGATGAGTTTCAAAGTCCTGAAACTTGTCAGGACAGCAGTGAAAAAAGCAATAGTCACTTTCATTCATCTGATCAAGAAGCTCTAGAAAATGGTAAAAGGAATACTTTTATATCTTCAGATGGAGTTAGTAAGAAAACAGAAGTAGAAGACCTTGGTCCCTTAGAAATTCATTTAGTACCGTGTACCCCCAGATTTCCAACTCCCAAGCCCAGAAAGACACGTCCTGCTCGCCTGTTACGCCAAAAGTATATAGACACTCCTAGTGAAAGTACTGAAGAACCAGAGAATTTCAACAACAGCTCGTCTTGTCTTATTGAGGACAGTTTGAAGAACAACAAAGTCAGTATTCTTCATCAGGATGTTTTGTGTAACCAAGAACAGGTGGACAAAGTGAAACCAGGAAATAATAGTGAACTGAATAGCAACTCCAACGATGACAGTCAAGATTTAATCAATTCACAAGCCATGTGTCAGGAAACATCTTCCTCTGAAAAAGTGGCACCTTCTTTAGATACAGACCCTAATTTGAGTTCTGATGGTACATCAGTAGACGGTGCTAGCATGGCACTTGCCACGGACCAAGGGACGAGTTTTATAAGATGCAGTACTCTATCTTTGAGCCTGCCAAAGCAACTCAAATTAACGTACAATGAACATCTGCCTACTGCCTGTAACTTGGGAGTGTCTGTCCCTCAAATGCAAAAGGAATCTATAGTAAAAGAGGAAAGTTCCTCAAAAATTGTCCccagaaaacctcaaagacacagCTTGCCTGCTGCAGGAGTACTTAAAAAGGCTGCCTCAGAGGAACTTGTGGAGAAAAGTTCATATCcctcaaatgaagaaaaaaattcagagaaggttctagaaagaaaTCATTTGTGTGCCTCAAACCATGGTATGTCATCCCCCTTTGACATGCCTAAACGAACTTCAGAAAAGCCTGTGTGGAAATTACCTCATCCTATTTTACCCTTTTTAGGGAACCCAGAATCCTTAAAGTCTGTTACTACATCCTCACATAGTGAGCCTCCCACTGCCCTCACCAAGCCTAGAGCAAAATCATTATCTGCTGTGGATATGGACAGGTGCACTAAGCCTTGTAAAGATTCTCCAAAGAAAACCTCTCTTAAGAAGTGGCTCAATATGAAACTGTCCATCTCTTTCATGAAGAGTGATTTTCAGAAGTTTGGGTCCAAGAGTAGCCAGCTCGGAGAGACAAACACAGGCAGTTGTGGGGAGCAGAAAGGGACTGAAAGTGACTGGCATGACCTcatggtgggagaagagaagagaagtaAACCCATCAAGGCATATTCTGCAGACAATTACAGCCTGGAATctcaaaagaagaggaagaagtcaCGGGGCCAGACCAGCACAGCTAATGGTCTGAGAGCTGAGTCTTTAGATGACCAAATGCTCTCCAAGGAGTCATCGTGTCAGGTGGTTTGCAGGTCTCTTACAAACAGCTGTGCTCCAGAATATGAAAATATACGCCATTATGAGGAAATACCAGAGTACGAAAATTTGCCATTTATTATGGCTGTAGGGAAAACTCGAGAGTTGGAATGGCAGGATTCCTGCAGTGGGGAGGACACTGATGCAAATGTGTATGAGGTAGAAGAACCATATGAAGCTCCAGATGGCCAGTGGCAACTTGGACCCAGACATCAGCGTTTCAGGTAACGTTGCACTTTTGCACTCATTATTGTAGTTAACCTTCAGCAACCCCATGAGTAGGAATGCAGTGGGGAAAATCACTTAGGAAGGGACTGATCTAGAAAGTATATGTATTTCCATGTgcagcctccttatatcatagAGAAGGAATGGGTATTTGTGTTGCAGGTTTGTAGTGGGTAACTTATTTAGTAGTTCattcaaagaatttaaataacCATGTAGTACTACCAGGATGGCCTGGAAGAGAGAGTTCCTAGAGCCTGCAAACATCAGCTCAGAAGATGTAGCAGGGAAGTCACAGCAGGGAACCAAGGGCGGAAAATTGGTTAATTCAGTGAAGATTATTTGCTAAATATAGGGAATCTGAAGTTACTGAAATCCATTGATTGACCTGTGATGTCCTTGTCAGGGCATATTCAGAGATGAAACCTCTGTATTTGCAGAAGTTATAGCTCTTTGAGGATTACTTATTCTGCTTGTTGAAGGCTAATTGCCAATCTCAAACCTAGGGAGAATGCAGGAAACCCATAACTagtctttctttctcacttttgtGTATGCACTTCCTAACTTTGGAATACCTACTTTATCCTTCTTACTAAAGTTGTGCCCAACCTTGATGGTTCAGCTCATTGACTTCATAAAGCTACAGTTACTTAATGGGAAGTGTGATTTCCATTCTGAACCCTCAGTTATGCTATGATATTCTTATAGCGTATAACCTTTACCTGAGTCTATCTtatggtataatttttttattggtatgtCTGATGTTCCGCATTCAGTTTTAAGTTCCATGAAGGGTTCTAGTCATATCTTTTTATCTTCCATGAGGCCAAGCAAGGAGTCCAGTGATCAGGAGACCTGGGATGGCAGTAGGAGAAAACgaataaaaaaagagacaaaggaaataaGTGTTCAATTTGTGTTTAACAAAAAACAGACTGTtttagtttggatgtgaggtgtccctccgccccccaaagctcctgtgttaagcAGGAATATTCAGTGGTGAGATGACAAGGGtcatgagaactgtaacctaatcagcccaTTCTATTTTGAATGGCCTGACTGATGGTCAACTGttggcaggtggggtatggctggaagaaATGGGTCACTGAGGTGTGTCCCAGAAAGGTTCCTCTTCCCTGTAGCCCCTGACCCCTTActgcccctctgcttcctgacctccAGGAGCGGGGCAGCTTTCTTCCACTACGCCCTTTTgttatgatgttctgcctcacctctagcCCAGAGAGAAAGAACTGGCTGATCATGAACTGAGaggtcaaaataaactttttctcctctaagttgttcttgttagatctttgggtcatagtgacaaaaagttgactaGCACAGACCCTTTTGAGGTCTTCACATTATTCTTAGGCCACCAACATCAGGTTTTTGAGTAAATACTCAGCTCCTAAAGTGTTACTTTTTATAGGAAGACTATCCCACCCAGCACATGGGGGCTaataaaggggaggggggatCATTAGCTTGTGAATCAAACATATTGAATTGTCAAGCAAGTCAGTGTATCATGGAAGTGTTTTTAGTTGCTTCAACTTC
This window encodes:
- the Fgd6 gene encoding FYVE, RhoGEF and PH domain-containing protein 6; its protein translation is MTSAAEIKKPPVAPKPKFVVANNKPSPPPVAPKPDIVIASGPQSTKKTKPAIAPKPKVLKSSPGRDIGQSSSGTIFVNLEEHKLELPESTDNFNCKNVEDQSSDYILPICSCRSECVHKLGNREDSYVKQLVLEPLEMKENLQNSKIDESSLTIKTKSRWDSRGEKHKNQSGVVLKASILEGKLKDVLTQQMSPVSSLKKHRSTDNPERNGGCNSNRQFRIELADLSPSLSSFVKLPVHHNCHVQLPRDEFQSPETCQDSSEKSNSHFHSSDQEALENGKRNTFISSDGVSKKTEVEDLGPLEIHLVPCTPRFPTPKPRKTRPARLLRQKYIDTPSESTEEPENFNNSSSCLIEDSLKNNKVSILHQDVLCNQEQVDKVKPGNNSELNSNSNDDSQDLINSQAMCQETSSSEKVAPSLDTDPNLSSDGTSVDGASMALATDQGTSFIRCSTLSLSLPKQLKLTYNEHLPTACNLGVSVPQMQKESIVKEESSSKIVPRKPQRHSLPAAGVLKKAASEELVEKSSYPSNEEKNSEKVLERNHLCASNHGMSSPFDMPKRTSEKPVWKLPHPILPFLGNPESLKSVTTSSHSEPPTALTKPRAKSLSAVDMDRCTKPCKDSPKKTSLKKWLNMKLSISFMKSDFQKFGSKSSQLGETNTGSCGEQKGTESDWHDLMVGEEKRSKPIKAYSADNYSLESQKKRKKSRGQTSTANGLRAESLDDQMLSKESSCQVVCRSLTNSCAPEYENIRHYEEIPEYENLPFIMAVGKTRELEWQDSCSGEDTDANVYEVEEPYEAPDGQWQLGPRHQRFSSGTSQEEQDDFDLGLGDLPSDEEEVIDSSDEDDVSSESSKGEPDPLEDKQDEDAGIKSKVHHIAKEIMSSEKVFVDVLKLLHIDFRDAVAHASRQLGKPVIEDRILNQILYYLPQLYELNRDLLKELEERMLNWTEQQRISDIFVKKGPYLKMYSTYIKEFDKNIALLDEQCKKNPGFAAVVREFEMSPRCANLALKHYLLKPVQRIPQYRLLLTDYLKNLLEDSGDYRDTQDALAVVIEVANHANDTMKQGDNFQKLMQIQYSLNGHHEIVQPGRVFLKEGILKKLSRKVMQPRMFFLFNDALLYTTPVQSGMYKLNNMLSLAGMKVRKPTQEAYQNELKIESVERSFILSASSATERDEWLEAISRSIEEYAKKRTTFCPSRSLEEADSENKDEVSPLGSKAPIWIPDTRATMCMICTSEFTLTWRRHHCRACGKIVCQACSSNKYGLDYLKNQPARVCEHCFEELQKLDRQHSPKVGSPGNHKSPSSALSSVLHSIPSGRKQKKIPAALKEVSANTEDSSMSGYLYRSKGNKKPWKHLWFVIKNKVLYTYAASEDVAALESQPLLGFTVTQVKDENSESKVFQLLHKNMLFYVFKADDAHSAQKWIEAFQEGTIL